CTTAGCCGCGCGCACGGCTTCGGCGAGGAGGCAAAGCGGCGCCAGATGCTCGGCGCGTACCTGCTTTCCAGCGGCGTGTACGAGAAGTACTACTATCCCGCGCAGCAGGTCCGCACCCTCATCACGCAGGACTACGCCCGCGCGTACCAGAGCTGCGACGTCATCCTGCTGCCGAGCGCGCCCACCACGGCATGGCGCTTCGGCGACGTGAGCGACCCCACGCAGATGTACGCGTCGGACATGTTCACGATCTCCAACAACATCTGCGGCAACGGCGGCGTCTCGGTCCCGCTGGGCCTTTCCGCCCAGACGCACATGCCCGTCTCGGCGCAGCTGCAGGGGCCCGCGTTCAGCGATCGAAGGCTGCTGCGCTTTGCCCGTGCGCTCGAGCGCGGGGTCGACCAGGGCCTGGGACTCGGAGGCGGCGCCCCCGTCGCGCCCGCGTTCGCCGGAAGGGGAGGTGACCTGTAGTGAAGAAGCTCGAGGACGTCCTCAGGGACTGGGAGGCCGTGATCGGCCTGGAGGTCCACACGGAGCTCACCGCTCTCGACACCAAGATGTTCTGCAACTGCCGCCTCTCGCACGACGACCCGCCCAACACCAACGTGTGCCCCGTCTGCCTGGGCATGCCCGGGGCGCTCCCCGTGCCCAACCGCAAGGCGATCCAGTCCATCGTGATGGCCGGCCTTGCCACAAACTGCCAGATCATGAAGCACTCCATGTTCTACCGAAAGCACTACTTCTATCCTGACATGGCCAAGAACTTCCAGACCACGCAGGGCCCGGTCGCGTTCTGCATGCACGGACACCTGGACCTCGAGGTCGAGGGCGCTGGCGCCGCGGAGCGCCCCGCGTGGGAGGACGTCGCCGCGGACGGCCAGACCCCCATTGCGCGCGCGGCCGACGGCTCGTACACCGTGCCCATCCGCATCCTGCGCATCCACATGGAGGAGGACGCCGCCAAGATGGTCCACTCCGGCGGCACGGAGGGTCGCATCGCCGGCGCGTCCGAGTCGTTCATCGACTACAACCGCTGCGGCACGCCGCTCATCGAGCTCGTGACCGAGCCCGACCTCCGCACGCCGGAGGAGGCCCGCCTGTTCATGGAGAAGCTGCAGCAGACGTTCAAGACGCTCGGCATCAGCGACTGCTCGCTCGAGAACGGCTCCATGCGCTGCGACGGCAACATCAGCCTGCGCCGGCGCGGCGAGACCCGCCTGGGCACCAAGGCCGAGATGAAGAACATCAACTCGTTCAAGAGCCTGCACGACGCGCTGGAGTACGAGATCTGCCGCCAGGCGGAGGTGCTCGAGGAGGGCGGCATCATCTACCAGGAGACCCGCCACTGGGAGCCCAGCCGCCGGCGCACCGTCGTCATGCGCGTGAAGGAGACCGCGGACGACTACCGCCTGTTCCCAGACCCGGACCTCGCGCCGTTCGACCTCACGGACGACTTCATCGAGGAGGCCCGCTCCCACATCCCGGAGCTTCCGGACGCGAAGGCGGCACGCTACGCGGCGGATCTTGGCCTCAAGCGCGCCGACGCCCGCCAGATCGCGGGCGACCCGCAGACGGCCGCCCTTTTCGAGGACGCCGTCGCCGCGGCTGACGCTGCAGGCAAGAAGGGCGGGAAGACCGCCCAGGGCGAGAAGGACGTGGCTAAGCTCGTCTCGACCGTCGCGAACGTGATCGTCAACCTCGTGCCCGGTCACGCGGGCGTCACGGCGGCGCAGGTGGCATCGCTCTCCGCGCTGCTCGCGACCGACGCCATAACCTTTGCCCAGGCGCGCGAGGTGCTCGATGCCGTGGACGGCACGGACCAGGACCCCGAGGCCGTGGTGGACGCGCGCGGCATGCGCCAGGTCACGGACACCTCGGCGCTCGAGCCCGTGGTGGAAGAGGTGCTCGCGCGCTGCGAGGACCAGGTGCGGCAGTACCACGACGGCAACAAGAAGGTCGTGGGCTACCTGGTGGGCCAGTGCATGAAGGCGAGTCGGGGCCAGGGCAACCCGAAGCTCTTCAACCAGCTGCTTCGCCAGAAGCTGGAGGCGTAGCGCCACCACGCGCCGCGAACCCACGCGCAAAGCCCGCTTGGCGAAGGCGAGCCGCCTAGCGCCCAGCAAGGATCGTGAGCGCCTCCCGGCACCATTGCTGGAGGGCGCTCACGCGTGGCGTGCGCGCGGCCACGGGCACAAGCGTCACGCCCTGCCGACGCGCGCATCGAAGCGCACGCCACAGGTGGTAGTCGTTCGACACCACGCACAGCTGCCTCTTCGCAAGCCCCGCCTTGCGAACCACCTCGAGCGAGAAGGACATGTTTTGCCTGGTGTTCGCCGCACGTGGCTCCAGCAAGAGCTGCGCTTCTGGCACGCCGAGCTCCCGCAGGTATCGGGCCATGGCCTCCGCCTCCGTCGGCTCGCACGGCCGTGCGGCGGACGCGCCGCCCGAAAGAACGGCAACGCGGTCGGGATGTCCAAGCAGGAGGCTTGCGGCCACGTCGAGCCTTCGGGCCAGCGTCTGGCAGGGCCTGCCGCCTCGCACGGCGGCGCCAAGCACTATGAGCACGCTCTTCTCGCCCGGCGCGGGCGCGTTTGCGTACGTCGCGCGCATCTTCGCGAACAGGCGTCCAAACACGGCGACGCAGGCGACGCCCAACGCAAGCGTCACGATTGCGCACGCGCGCAGCGGTGCCGCGGCGCCTGTCGCGGAAGCCGCGAGGGGGGCGGCCGCGGCTCCGGCGGACGCGACGGCAACGGGCATCATGCCGATGGTGGGGCGGCCGGAGTGCCGTGCAAGGTAGGTCACGTTCGAGGCGTGCGTTGTCGCGAAGGCGAGCGTGCAGGCAACCCAAAGATACGTGCTTGGGCGCAGTGCTCCCGTGGGAAATGCGCAGGCAAGAAACGTGATGCCAAGTGCGAGTGAGGCTGCGCAGACGGCGTATGCCGCGCCTCGCCAGTGGCGCTCGGATCCTTCGAGTGTGGAGTCCCGCGCATGGCGCATGGTGTCGGCTCTGCGTGCGCCATATGCGGACGCTTGAGGGTGACTTGAGGGTTTAGCTGGGCATTTGTTCATAACTGCTCCAAATTGTCTGCACATTCACGAAGCCCCCACGACGCTGAACGACCGCTTTGGGACCGCTTGGGGATGCCTAAAAACCTGCATGCCATCTGGTAAAAGGCACCTTTCTTGCATCCCAGAGACACGTGGCCCAAAACGGGTGGCTTGGGTCGTGACGATGCGCGCGAGGCGGATTCCAGGAAGCGACGTCCCCAAAATGATAGAATCTTCGGGACCTTAAAAACGACGATGCAATACGAAAGAGGCGGGTTTTGAAGCGAAATAAGGCCCAAAAAGCTATAGCTGCCGCACTCTCCGCGACGCTAGTCTTCTCAGGCGCAGCGGTTCCTGCGCTCGCAACTCCCTCCAGCTCCGAGCTGAAGTCCCAGCTGAACGATGCCCAGGCGAAGCTGGACAGCCTTTACGCAAAGGCGGAGCAGGCCTCCGAGGATCTGAACCAGACGAAGGTCGAGCTCGACCAGACGAACTCCAAGATCGACTCCCTTAACTCCGACATCGAGAAGACCCAGGCGGAGCTGAAGGAGAAGCAGGCCGTCCTGAGCAAGCGCGTTGCCGCAAACTACAAGTACGGCGACACCGACCTGCTGAGCATCCTGCTTGGCTCCGACTCGTTCGACACGCTCACGAGCAACATCGTGTATGCGAACAAGGTGAGCGAGAAGGACTCCAACGCCATCAACGACGTCAAGACGCTCGAGAACCAGCTCTCGTCCCAGAAGTCCGAGCTCGAGGAGCAGAAGGCTTCCCAAGAGAAGCTCGTGGCCGACAAAAAGGCTCAGAGCGAGGCGCTGAACGCGCAGTCCCAGAAGGCCCAGGAC
This sequence is a window from Parafannyhessea umbonata. Protein-coding genes within it:
- a CDS encoding YdcF family protein; this encodes MTYLARHSGRPTIGMMPVAVASAGAAAAPLAASATGAAAPLRACAIVTLALGVACVAVFGRLFAKMRATYANAPAPGEKSVLIVLGAAVRGGRPCQTLARRLDVAASLLLGHPDRVAVLSGGASAARPCEPTEAEAMARYLRELGVPEAQLLLEPRAANTRQNMSFSLEVVRKAGLAKRQLCVVSNDYHLWRALRCARRQGVTLVPVAARTPRVSALQQWCREALTILAGR
- the gatB gene encoding Asp-tRNA(Asn)/Glu-tRNA(Gln) amidotransferase subunit GatB codes for the protein MKKLEDVLRDWEAVIGLEVHTELTALDTKMFCNCRLSHDDPPNTNVCPVCLGMPGALPVPNRKAIQSIVMAGLATNCQIMKHSMFYRKHYFYPDMAKNFQTTQGPVAFCMHGHLDLEVEGAGAAERPAWEDVAADGQTPIARAADGSYTVPIRILRIHMEEDAAKMVHSGGTEGRIAGASESFIDYNRCGTPLIELVTEPDLRTPEEARLFMEKLQQTFKTLGISDCSLENGSMRCDGNISLRRRGETRLGTKAEMKNINSFKSLHDALEYEICRQAEVLEEGGIIYQETRHWEPSRRRTVVMRVKETADDYRLFPDPDLAPFDLTDDFIEEARSHIPELPDAKAARYAADLGLKRADARQIAGDPQTAALFEDAVAAADAAGKKGGKTAQGEKDVAKLVSTVANVIVNLVPGHAGVTAAQVASLSALLATDAITFAQAREVLDAVDGTDQDPEAVVDARGMRQVTDTSALEPVVEEVLARCEDQVRQYHDGNKKVVGYLVGQCMKASRGQGNPKLFNQLLRQKLEA